A genomic window from Populus alba chromosome 19, ASM523922v2, whole genome shotgun sequence includes:
- the LOC118058365 gene encoding terpene synthase 10, whose protein sequence is MAPTHLDSSFSTLPTLASPSRPLVESESSKNSRSVPTKGRCMVATGDDDQIVRRSANYQTSMWDYDFVQSLTSKYKGEPYIARSEKLKANIRMMLANASKPLDQLELIDTLERLGLSYHFVDEIKSTLKSLFDENHIENTATAHDLYATALEFRLLRQRGYLVPQEVFNHFKDEQGNFRACIHDDLKGMLNLYEASYFLVEGENILEDARDFTTKNLENYVKKCNTTEYLSELVSHALELPLAWRMLRLEAHWFINLYETKTDMEPVLLELAKLDFNMVQAVHQEDLKDSSRWWKITGLGEKLDFARDRLMVYFLWSVGIIFEPQFGNIRRMLAKINSLITTVDDVYDVHGTLDELELFTDAIVRWDLNFMDCLPDYMKLCFFALFNSINEIAYDILRDQGVDSLPCLKKAWGDLCKSYLLEAKWYYSGYTPTLQEYLDNAWISIAVPLAIVHTYFYGSNPTTEEASHFMEEYPDIIRWSSLILRLADDLGTSSDEMNRGDVSKSIQCYMYETEASEEEARDHIKKLISNAWKKINAYQFSNPHISQTIIGVAVNLARTAQCIYQYGDGHAIEHLETKDRVMSLLIKPL, encoded by the exons ATGGCTCCCACCCACTTGGATTCATCGTTTAGCACTCTCCCCACATTAGCATCTCCTAGTCGACCCTTAGTAGAATCTGAATCAAGCAAGAATTCTCGCTCTGTACCTACTAAAGGTCGATGCATGGTTGCCACCGGAGATGATGACCAAATTGTCCGGAGGTCGGCAAATTACCAAACTTCCATGTGGGACTATGATTTTGTTCAGTCACTGACTAGTAAATATAAG GGAGAGCCGTACATAGCGCGAAGCGAAAAGCTGAAGGCAAACATAAGGATGATGCTGGCGAATGCATCGAAACCCTTGGATCAACTTGAGCTAATCGATACCTTGGAAAGACTTGGATTATCTTACCATTTCGTTGATGAAATAAAGAGCACTTTGAAGAGCTTGTTTGATGAAAATCATATAGAGAATACAGCGACAGCACATGATTTGTATGCTACTGCTCTAGAATTTCGACTCTTAAGGCAGCGTGGATATCTTGTACCTCAAG AGGTTTTCAATCATTTCAAGGATGAACAAGGAAACTTTAGGGCATGTATTCATGACGATTTGAAGGGAATGCTAAACCTGTATGAAGCTTCATACTTCTTGGTAGAAGGTGAGAACATCTTAGAAGATGCAAGAGACTTCACCACCAAAAATCTTGAAAACTATGTCAAGAAGTGCAACACTACCGAATATCTTTCAGAGCTGGTGAGCCATGCCTTGGAGCTTCCATTGGCTTGGAGGATGCTAAGATTGGAGGCCCATTGGTTCATCAATTTGTATGAAACTAAAACTGACATGGAACCTGTTTTGTTAGAACTAGCAAAACTAGATTTCAACATGGTACAAGCAGTACACCAAGAAGATCTGAAAGATTCATCTAG GTGGTGGAAGATAACAGGACTTGGAGAAAAGTTGGATTTTGCCAGGGACAGGCTGATGGTGTATTTCTTATGGTCTGTGGGGATCATATTTGAACCTCAGTTTGGTAATATTAGGAGAATGCTAGCAAAAATTAATTCACTTATAACAACAGTTGATGATGTTTATGATGTCCATGGTACCTTAGATGAGCTTGAGCTATTCACAGATGCCATTGTAAG ATGGGATCTTAATTTCATGGATTGTCTTCCAGACTAtatgaaattatgttttttcgcATTGTTCAATTCGATAAACGAAATTGCTTATGATATTCTAAGAGATCAAGGAGTTGACAGCCTCCCTTGCTTGAAGAAAgcg TGGGGAGATTTATGTAAATCATATCTGTTGGAGGCTAAGTGGTACTACAGTGGATATACACCAACTCTTCAAGAATACTTGGATAATGCATGGATTTCAATTGCAGTACCATTGGCTATTGTTCATACATATTTTTATGGTTCGAATCCAACAACAGAGGAGGCCTCGCATTTCATGGAGGAATACCCAGATATAATTCGATGGTCATCCCTGATTTTACGCCTTGCTGATGATCTTGGAACCTCCTCG GATGAAATGAATAGAGGAGACGTTTCCAAATCAATCCAATGTTACATGTACGAAACTGAAGCTTCTGAAGAAGAAGCTCGTGAtcatataaagaaattaatcaGCAATGcatggaagaaaataaatgcTTATCAATTTTCTAATCCCCATATCTCTCAAACTATCATTGGTGTTGCAGTCAACCTTGCACGAACGGCACAATGCATTTACCAATATGGAGATGGGCATGCTATTGAACATCTTGAGACCAAGGATCGGGTGATGTCCTTACTTATTAAGcctttataa